One window from the genome of Variovorax sp. PAMC26660 encodes:
- a CDS encoding alkene reductase: protein MSSLFDPVQAGDLKLANRIVMAPLTRNRSPNAIPPDIAADYYGQRATAGLLITEATAISHQGQGYADVPGLYGTEQLDAWKHVTDAVHARDGKIVVQLWHVGRVSHTELQPDGGKPVAPSAITAKTKTVLIKDGVPTFVETSEPRALDASELPGIVHAFAVAARSAVDTAGFDGVELHGANGYLLDQFLKDGSNKRTDDYGGRIENRARLLLEATRAVVDAVGGGKTGIRLSPVTPANDVHDSNPQPLFTYVVKHLATLNLAYIHIIEGATGGPREIEDRPFDYEALKAAYREAGGKGAWMVNNGYDRPLAEEALKEGDDLVAFGKPFISNPDLVRRLRENAPLNDLDKATMYGGGAKGYTDYPALA from the coding sequence ATGTCCTCCCTCTTCGACCCCGTACAGGCCGGCGACCTGAAGCTCGCCAACCGCATCGTGATGGCGCCGCTGACGCGCAACCGCTCGCCCAACGCGATTCCGCCCGACATCGCAGCCGACTACTACGGCCAGCGCGCCACGGCCGGCCTGCTGATCACCGAAGCCACTGCCATCAGCCACCAGGGCCAGGGCTACGCCGACGTGCCCGGCCTCTACGGCACCGAGCAACTGGACGCCTGGAAGCATGTGACCGACGCCGTGCACGCCAGGGACGGCAAGATCGTCGTGCAGCTGTGGCACGTGGGCCGCGTCTCGCACACCGAACTGCAACCCGATGGCGGAAAGCCCGTCGCGCCCTCGGCCATCACCGCCAAGACCAAGACCGTGCTCATCAAGGACGGCGTGCCGACCTTCGTCGAGACCTCCGAGCCGCGCGCGCTCGACGCCAGTGAACTGCCCGGCATCGTCCATGCCTTCGCAGTGGCGGCCCGCAGCGCGGTCGACACCGCCGGCTTCGACGGCGTGGAACTCCACGGCGCCAACGGCTACCTGCTCGACCAGTTCTTGAAAGACGGCAGCAACAAGCGCACCGACGACTACGGCGGCCGCATCGAGAACCGCGCCCGCCTGCTGCTCGAAGCCACGCGCGCCGTGGTCGACGCGGTCGGCGGCGGCAAGACCGGCATCCGCCTGTCGCCCGTCACGCCCGCCAACGACGTGCACGACAGCAACCCGCAGCCGCTCTTCACCTACGTGGTGAAGCATCTCGCCACGCTCAACCTGGCCTACATCCACATCATCGAAGGCGCCACCGGCGGCCCGCGCGAGATCGAGGACCGCCCCTTCGACTACGAAGCCCTCAAGGCCGCGTATCGCGAAGCCGGTGGCAAGGGCGCATGGATGGTCAACAACGGCTACGACCGCCCGCTGGCGGAAGAAGCGCTCAAGGAAGGCGACGACCTCGTGGCCTTCGGCAAGCCCTTCATTTCCAACCCCGACCTCGTGCGCCGCCTGCGCGAGAACGCACCGCTGAACGACCTGGACAAGGCCACGATGTACGGCGGCGGCGCAAAGGGCTACACGGACTATCCGGCACTGGCCTGA
- a CDS encoding GntR family transcriptional regulator: protein MTLPAPSSPASPSPLGGEHGTGVTQYLQLASVLRHRITHGELQSGQQLPTVAQLATDYKLARVTVRQAYGVLAREGLITSQRGRGTFVSTLPSSGADPLLRNAINDPRARDIRFDILEQRRQQPLPEGLARGGTTYDDYAFIRKIHVHGGEPFCLVEIHVASEIHALFPPDGEQHHKIAYLLDKYAADRMHKVQQTLTVAPADLLLAQYLHCSFATPIAHMERRIFDTQGRIALAGRFWYRGDRFVSDVEMPFDTWANYHGALIPEALALPPNA from the coding sequence ATGACCCTCCCCGCCCCGTCTTCCCCCGCTTCGCCTTCACCCCTGGGCGGAGAACATGGCACGGGCGTCACGCAGTACCTGCAGCTCGCCAGCGTTCTGCGCCACCGCATCACGCACGGCGAACTGCAAAGCGGCCAGCAGTTGCCGACCGTCGCGCAACTCGCCACCGACTACAAGCTCGCAAGAGTCACCGTGCGACAAGCCTACGGTGTGCTGGCACGCGAAGGACTGATCACCAGCCAGCGCGGACGCGGCACCTTCGTTTCCACACTGCCGTCTTCCGGTGCCGACCCACTGCTGCGCAACGCCATCAACGACCCGCGTGCCCGCGACATCCGCTTCGACATCCTCGAACAGCGCCGCCAACAACCATTGCCCGAAGGCCTCGCGCGCGGCGGCACCACCTACGACGACTACGCCTTCATCCGCAAGATTCACGTGCACGGCGGCGAGCCCTTCTGCCTGGTCGAGATCCACGTGGCCTCGGAAATCCACGCGCTCTTTCCACCCGACGGCGAACAGCACCACAAGATCGCCTACCTGCTCGACAAATACGCCGCCGACCGCATGCACAAGGTGCAGCAGACGCTCACCGTGGCACCGGCCGATCTGCTCCTCGCACAGTACCTGCACTGCTCCTTCGCCACGCCCATCGCCCACATGGAGCGCCGCATCTTCGACACCCAGGGCCGCATCGCGCTCGCCGGGCGCTTCTGGTATCGAGGCGACCGCTTCGTGTCCGACGTCGAAATGCCCTTCGACACCTGGGCCAACTACCACGGTGCGCTGATCCCCGAGGCATTGGCGCTCCCGCCGAACGCCTAA
- a CDS encoding Bug family tripartite tricarboxylate transporter substrate binding protein, translating into MNTARLQRRRLMLGCAAAAATLGAPLHVFAQPAWPARPIRLIVSFSTGSGNDTIARELAIAMTQSLGQSVVVENRGGGGGVIGTEAVAKAAPDGYTIGLGTSSQLVMNVGLYRSLPFDVEKDLHAIGLVSRTPLVLVGSADMPGTLKELIALAKAKPGQVSYGSGGPGSISHIVGEAFAKAAGVQLLHVPYKGNGAALVDLSGGHVQLLFDGLISTAPLARQGKLKMLAISGNKRSPMAPTLPTFAEQGLHDYEAYTWNDLMAPAGTPPEVLAKLNTALNQALALPAVQARLAQGASDPLGPTTPAQAEAYGRAERARWVPFIRSLHIDNP; encoded by the coding sequence ATGAACACCGCGCGCCTTCAGCGGCGCCGGCTCATGCTCGGCTGCGCCGCTGCTGCTGCAACGCTCGGTGCGCCATTGCATGTCTTCGCGCAGCCGGCGTGGCCCGCCAGGCCTATCCGCCTGATCGTCTCCTTCAGCACCGGCAGCGGCAACGACACCATCGCACGCGAACTCGCGATCGCCATGACGCAGAGCCTCGGCCAGAGCGTGGTGGTGGAGAACCGTGGCGGCGGTGGTGGCGTGATCGGCACCGAAGCCGTCGCCAAGGCCGCGCCCGATGGCTACACCATCGGCCTGGGCACCAGCTCGCAGCTCGTGATGAACGTGGGCCTGTACCGCTCGCTGCCCTTCGACGTCGAGAAAGACCTGCACGCCATCGGCCTCGTCTCTCGCACGCCGCTCGTGCTGGTGGGCAGTGCCGACATGCCCGGCACGCTGAAGGAACTCATCGCGCTCGCAAAGGCCAAGCCCGGACAGGTGAGCTACGGCTCGGGCGGCCCAGGCTCCATCAGCCACATCGTCGGCGAGGCCTTCGCGAAGGCCGCTGGCGTGCAGCTGCTGCACGTGCCCTACAAGGGCAACGGCGCCGCGCTGGTCGACCTGTCGGGCGGCCACGTGCAGTTGCTGTTCGACGGCCTGATCTCGACGGCACCGCTCGCCAGGCAGGGCAAGCTGAAAATGCTCGCCATCTCGGGCAACAAGCGCAGCCCGATGGCCCCCACGTTGCCAACCTTCGCCGAGCAGGGCCTGCACGACTACGAGGCCTACACGTGGAACGACCTGATGGCGCCAGCCGGTACGCCGCCCGAGGTGCTTGCCAAGCTCAATACCGCGTTGAACCAGGCGCTCGCATTGCCGGCCGTGCAGGCGCGGCTTGCACAAGGTGCATCGGACCCGCTCGGGCCGACCACGCCGGCGCAGGCCGAGGCCTATGGCAGGGCCGAGCGCGCACGGTGGGTACCATTCATCCGCTCGCTGCATATCGACAATCCATAG
- a CDS encoding acyclic terpene utilization AtuA family protein: MNSRTSNNHKDRVVRIGGASGFWGDSSVGAPQLVASGQIDYLVFDYLAELTMSILAGARLKKPELGYATDFVSVAMKAVLKDVVKQGIRVVSNAGGVNPQGCADALAALAAEQGIALKIAVVSGDDVSPLLPELRQSQPPVRELQSGTALPERVLTANAYLGARPVQAALDAGAQVVITGRCVDSAVTLGVLMHEFGWQPGDHDLLAAGSLAGHIIECGCQATGGLHTDWDTVPDWPNIGYPIVECKADGSFVVTKPAGTGGKLTPAVVGEQLLYEIGDPAAYLLPDVVADFTQVRIAQAGEHRVAVHGARGRAPTATYKVCATYVDGFKTSAQLTIVGFDAVAKAGRTGEAILARTGTLFAQYGFGPYSGTQLEVLGAESCYGPHAQATQTREAILRLAVTHPRKEALELFAREVAPAGTSWAPGTTGSGGGRASVSPSIRQYAFLLDKSRVQAHVTLDGAPVDVPQAQGASSNDAPRATNTAATAQTIAAIDNADCIEVPLIRLAWARSGDKGDTSNIGVIARHPALLPLLREQLTEARVAEWLAHLVKGRVTRYDVPGIDAFNFVCEQALGGGGMASLRNDPLGKGMGQILLAVPVRVSTALLALLP, from the coding sequence ATGAACAGCCGCACCAGCAACAACCACAAGGATCGCGTCGTCCGCATCGGCGGTGCCTCCGGCTTCTGGGGCGACAGCAGCGTGGGCGCGCCGCAGCTCGTGGCCAGCGGGCAGATCGACTACCTCGTGTTCGACTACCTTGCCGAACTCACCATGTCGATCCTCGCCGGCGCGCGGCTCAAGAAGCCCGAGCTGGGCTATGCCACCGACTTCGTTTCTGTCGCAATGAAGGCCGTGCTCAAGGACGTGGTGAAGCAGGGCATCCGCGTCGTGAGCAATGCAGGCGGCGTCAATCCGCAAGGCTGTGCCGATGCGTTGGCCGCGCTCGCAGCCGAGCAAGGCATCGCACTGAAGATCGCGGTGGTGAGCGGTGACGACGTGTCGCCCCTGCTGCCCGAGCTGCGACAGTCGCAACCGCCGGTGCGCGAGCTGCAGAGTGGCACAGCCTTGCCCGAACGCGTGCTCACTGCCAACGCTTACCTCGGCGCGCGACCCGTGCAGGCGGCGCTCGATGCCGGCGCACAGGTGGTCATCACCGGCCGCTGCGTGGACTCCGCCGTCACGCTCGGCGTGTTGATGCACGAGTTCGGCTGGCAACCTGGCGACCACGACCTGCTGGCGGCTGGCAGCCTCGCGGGCCACATCATCGAATGCGGCTGCCAGGCGACAGGCGGCCTGCACACCGACTGGGACACCGTGCCCGACTGGCCCAACATCGGCTACCCCATCGTCGAATGCAAGGCCGACGGCAGCTTCGTCGTCACCAAGCCCGCAGGCACCGGCGGCAAGCTCACGCCCGCGGTGGTGGGCGAGCAATTGCTCTACGAAATCGGCGACCCCGCGGCCTACCTGCTGCCCGACGTGGTGGCCGACTTCACGCAGGTGCGCATCGCGCAGGCTGGCGAACATCGCGTGGCGGTGCATGGCGCACGCGGCCGCGCACCGACCGCGACCTACAAGGTCTGCGCCACGTACGTCGACGGCTTCAAGACCTCGGCCCAGCTCACCATCGTGGGCTTCGATGCGGTGGCGAAGGCCGGGCGCACTGGCGAGGCCATCCTCGCGCGCACAGGCACGCTGTTCGCGCAGTACGGATTCGGTCCCTACAGCGGCACGCAACTCGAAGTGCTCGGCGCCGAGTCCTGCTACGGACCCCACGCACAAGCCACGCAAACGCGCGAAGCCATCCTGCGGCTCGCGGTGACGCATCCGCGCAAGGAGGCACTGGAACTCTTCGCGCGCGAGGTCGCGCCCGCCGGCACCTCATGGGCACCGGGCACCACGGGATCGGGTGGCGGGCGTGCATCGGTCTCGCCGTCGATACGGCAGTACGCCTTCCTGCTCGACAAAAGCCGCGTGCAGGCACACGTCACGCTCGATGGCGCGCCTGTGGATGTGCCGCAGGCACAGGGCGCATCAAGCAACGACGCACCACGCGCGACGAACACTGCGGCAACCGCGCAGACCATCGCGGCAATCGACAACGCAGACTGCATCGAAGTCCCGCTGATCCGCCTCGCATGGGCGCGCAGCGGCGACAAGGGCGACACCTCGAACATCGGCGTCATCGCGCGCCACCCCGCCCTGCTGCCGCTGCTGCGCGAGCAACTCACAGAAGCTCGCGTGGCCGAATGGCTCGCACATCTGGTGAAGGGCCGCGTCACGCGCTACGACGTGCCCGGCATCGACGCCTTCAACTTCGTCTGCGAACAGGCGCTCGGCGGCGGTGGCATGGCGTCGCTGCGCAACGACCCGCTCGGCAAGGGCATGGGGCAGATCCTGCTCGCCGTGCCGGTGCGCGTGAGCACGGCCCTGCTCGCCCTGCTGCCATGA
- a CDS encoding enoyl-CoA hydratase/isomerase family protein, which translates to MTDTAPATTELREEMRGSVMWLTIDREERRNAISPGVLAGLSAALARANTDTTVRAVVITGAGTRAFCAGADLQSGSAFKFDHSQPYQGFANLFRQAKQSTVPLIARVNGACMAGGMGIMGMCDMAVASSQAVFGLPEVKVGLFPAQVLSVLGGLLPRRVLSEMCITGEPITAAQALEHGLINRVSDDVDESVEWLLGRMLDKSPAAIRRGLYTMKKIEAMAFEESMAFTESQIALFALTEDATEGQLAFREKRKPQWSGR; encoded by the coding sequence ATGACCGACACCGCTCCTGCCACCACTGAACTGCGCGAGGAAATGCGCGGGTCCGTGATGTGGCTCACCATCGACCGCGAAGAGCGCCGCAACGCCATCAGCCCCGGCGTGCTCGCGGGCCTGTCCGCCGCGCTCGCACGGGCCAACACCGACACCACCGTGCGCGCCGTCGTCATCACCGGCGCCGGCACGCGGGCCTTCTGCGCGGGCGCCGACCTGCAAAGCGGCAGCGCCTTCAAGTTCGACCATTCGCAGCCCTACCAGGGCTTCGCCAACCTCTTCCGCCAGGCGAAGCAATCGACCGTGCCGCTCATCGCGCGCGTCAACGGCGCCTGCATGGCTGGCGGCATGGGGATCATGGGCATGTGCGACATGGCGGTGGCCAGCAGCCAGGCCGTGTTCGGGTTGCCCGAGGTCAAAGTCGGCCTCTTTCCCGCACAGGTGCTCAGCGTGCTCGGCGGCCTGCTGCCGCGCCGCGTGCTGTCCGAGATGTGCATCACCGGCGAGCCGATCACCGCTGCGCAAGCGCTCGAACACGGGCTCATCAACCGCGTGAGCGACGACGTCGATGAAAGCGTCGAATGGCTGCTCGGCCGCATGCTCGACAAATCGCCCGCCGCCATCCGCCGCGGCCTCTACACGATGAAGAAGATCGAGGCCATGGCTTTTGAAGAATCGATGGCCTTCACCGAAAGCCAGATCGCCCTCTTCGCCCTCACCGAAGACGCCACGGAAGGCCAGCTCGCCTTCCGTGAAAAGCGCAAGCCGCAATGGAGCGGCCGATGA
- a CDS encoding enoyl-CoA hydratase/isomerase family protein, with translation MTSSTSSSSSFIACDIDGHVATIALDRPERRNAFDLEMRAQMFDAIRNAVDNPQVRAIVLTGRGGHFCAGGDVKGMRESERLEAAAGRLRMKDAQAGMRLLMQSDKPVIAAVEGCAYGGGFGLALAADIVLAAPSARFCMSFMKVGLVPDCGSLFTLARSVGLNRAKALMLSARELDAQTAMDWGIVHEVIAADALLPHAQAIAAALANGPATAIALTKQGLQRTHDSDMDAMFEFEAMAQGLAFTTDDHRQAIDDFTQRRPARFQWPSTPSPSS, from the coding sequence ATGACCTCCAGCACTTCCTCTTCCTCCTCCTTCATCGCCTGCGACATCGACGGCCACGTCGCCACCATCGCACTCGACCGGCCCGAGCGCCGCAACGCCTTCGACCTCGAAATGCGCGCGCAGATGTTCGACGCCATCCGCAATGCCGTCGACAACCCACAGGTACGCGCCATCGTCCTCACCGGACGCGGCGGCCACTTCTGCGCGGGCGGCGACGTCAAAGGCATGCGCGAGAGCGAGCGCCTCGAAGCCGCTGCAGGCCGCCTTCGCATGAAGGACGCGCAGGCCGGCATGCGCCTGCTGATGCAAAGCGACAAGCCCGTCATCGCGGCCGTCGAAGGCTGTGCCTACGGCGGTGGCTTCGGCCTTGCGCTGGCGGCCGACATCGTGCTTGCCGCACCGAGCGCGCGCTTTTGCATGTCGTTCATGAAGGTCGGTCTCGTGCCCGACTGCGGCTCGCTCTTCACGCTCGCGCGCAGCGTGGGCCTGAACCGCGCCAAGGCCCTGATGCTCTCGGCACGCGAACTCGATGCGCAGACCGCGATGGACTGGGGCATCGTCCATGAAGTCATCGCCGCCGATGCCCTGCTGCCGCACGCACAAGCCATTGCCGCCGCATTGGCCAACGGCCCCGCCACCGCCATCGCGCTCACCAAGCAGGGCCTGCAGCGCACGCACGACAGCGACATGGACGCGATGTTCGAGTTCGAAGCCATGGCCCAGGGCTTGGCTTTCACGACCGACGACCACCGCCAGGCCATCGACGACTTCACGCAGCGCCGCCCAGCGCGCTTCCAGTGGCCCTCCACGCCCTCGCCTTCTTCTTGA
- a CDS encoding CaiB/BaiF CoA transferase family protein, which translates to MSSSSSSPRPGGTEPGARGPLTGVRVIDITTIFMGPSATQMLGDLGADVIKVESPEGDVVRGIGAQGHQKMGPLFLGMNRNKRSIALDLKSPDGRAALIDLVRDADVLTYNVRPQAMERLGLGYETLAAINPRLLYVGMFGFSQRGRHAASAAFDDLIQAACALPQAMAMGSTDGTPRYMPITIADRSVGLYAFGVIGAALYGRERTGRGQRIDVPMFETMVPQVLGDHLYNQTFVPPQGDFGYPRLLSPERRPYKTLDGHVCCLIYTDLQWRAFLTAIGQPALFDSDPRFADIRMRTRHIDALYAMVGEALATRTTAECQALLGGTDIPVFPMHTFDTLLDDAHLQDIGFFSEMDHPDVGRIRQMAVPSEWSGTPPGKATPPPRVGQHSREVLREAGYDDARIDALIHNGAVRAS; encoded by the coding sequence ATGTCTTCTTCTTCCAGCTCCCCGCGCCCCGGCGGCACCGAACCCGGCGCACGCGGCCCGCTCACCGGCGTGCGGGTCATCGACATCACGACCATCTTCATGGGCCCCTCGGCCACGCAGATGCTCGGCGACCTCGGCGCCGACGTGATCAAGGTCGAATCGCCCGAGGGCGACGTGGTGCGCGGCATCGGCGCACAGGGCCACCAGAAGATGGGCCCGCTGTTCCTGGGCATGAACCGCAACAAGCGCAGCATCGCGCTGGACCTGAAGTCACCCGACGGCCGCGCCGCGCTGATCGACCTCGTGCGCGACGCCGACGTGCTGACCTACAACGTGCGCCCGCAGGCCATGGAGCGCCTGGGCCTGGGCTACGAAACCCTTGCCGCCATCAACCCGCGCCTGCTCTACGTCGGCATGTTCGGCTTCTCACAGCGCGGGCGCCACGCCGCCAGCGCCGCCTTCGATGACCTCATCCAGGCCGCCTGCGCCCTGCCCCAGGCCATGGCCATGGGCAGCACCGACGGCACGCCGCGCTACATGCCCATCACCATCGCCGACCGCTCGGTGGGCCTCTATGCCTTCGGCGTGATCGGCGCCGCGCTCTACGGCCGCGAGCGCACCGGGCGCGGCCAGCGCATCGACGTGCCGATGTTCGAGACCATGGTGCCGCAGGTGCTGGGCGACCACCTCTACAACCAGACCTTCGTACCGCCGCAGGGTGACTTCGGCTACCCGCGCCTGCTCTCGCCCGAACGCCGCCCCTACAAGACGCTCGACGGCCACGTCTGCTGCCTGATCTACACCGATCTGCAGTGGCGCGCCTTCCTCACGGCCATCGGCCAGCCCGCGCTGTTCGACAGCGACCCGCGCTTTGCGGACATCCGCATGCGCACGCGGCACATCGACGCGCTCTACGCGATGGTCGGCGAGGCACTGGCCACGCGCACCACCGCCGAGTGCCAGGCGCTGCTGGGCGGCACCGACATTCCCGTCTTTCCGATGCACACCTTCGACACGCTGCTGGACGATGCCCATCTGCAGGACATCGGCTTCTTCAGCGAGATGGACCACCCCGACGTCGGCCGCATCCGCCAGATGGCCGTGCCGAGCGAATGGTCCGGCACGCCGCCGGGCAAGGCCACGCCGCCCCCGCGCGTGGGCCAGCACAGCCGTGAAGTGCTGCGCGAAGCCGGCTACGACGACGCGCGCATCGACGCCCTCATTCACAACGGCGCCGTGCGCGCATCCTGA
- the gstA gene encoding glutathione transferase GstA — protein MKLYYSPGACSLSPHIALHEAGIAVEPVLASTKSHKLQDGTDYYGINPLGYVPMLELDDGTRLREGPAILQYIADLAPTKNLAPANGTLQRYRLQEWLTFIGTEVHKGFSPLFNPAMPEEAKTIYKDKLASRFQWLDSELANKQYLMGENFSVADGYLFTVTNWTKPTGVDISSYPNLLAWHARVGARPAVQEAMKAEGLLK, from the coding sequence ATGAAGCTGTATTACTCGCCCGGCGCCTGCTCGCTCTCGCCCCACATCGCCCTGCATGAAGCAGGCATTGCCGTCGAGCCGGTGCTGGCCAGCACCAAGAGCCACAAGCTGCAAGACGGCACCGACTACTACGGCATCAACCCGCTGGGCTACGTGCCCATGCTCGAGCTGGACGACGGCACGCGCCTGCGCGAAGGTCCGGCCATCCTGCAATACATCGCCGACCTGGCACCCACCAAGAACCTCGCGCCCGCCAACGGCACGCTGCAGCGCTACCGCCTGCAGGAATGGCTGACCTTCATCGGCACCGAAGTGCACAAGGGCTTCAGCCCGCTGTTCAACCCGGCCATGCCCGAAGAAGCCAAGACCATCTACAAGGACAAGCTCGCCTCGCGCTTCCAGTGGCTCGACAGCGAACTGGCCAACAAGCAGTACCTGATGGGCGAGAACTTCAGCGTGGCCGACGGCTACCTGTTCACCGTGACCAACTGGACCAAGCCCACCGGCGTGGACATCTCCAGCTACCCCAACCTCCTGGCCTGGCACGCACGCGTCGGCGCCCGCCCGGCGGTGCAAGAGGCAATGAAGGCCGAAGGCCTGCTGAAGTAA
- a CDS encoding DUF1328 family protein: MLKYAIIFAVISLVAGLLGFGGVAAGAAGIAKLLFGLFLVLAVLFVVLAALGVGAVKKALD, encoded by the coding sequence ATGTTGAAGTACGCGATCATTTTTGCGGTGATTTCGTTGGTGGCCGGCCTGCTCGGTTTCGGTGGCGTGGCCGCCGGCGCGGCAGGCATTGCGAAGCTGCTGTTCGGCCTGTTCCTGGTGCTTGCCGTGCTGTTCGTGGTGCTTGCGGCCCTCGGCGTGGGTGCGGTGAAAAAGGCGCTGGACTGA
- a CDS encoding transglutaminase-like domain-containing protein has product MHLSHIDAQLDYEVVAPAHMLLNIEAARSGAQAVVSEVLTIEPPTEMQVFCDESSGNRFIRFDAQPGPLKISYKASVQRAHVDVPIDLREVPVSDVPDEVLHYMMPTRYCESDLMSRCAQQLFGELPPGIGRVQAIVDWIHESIAYEPGSSDSTTTAREVFVERAGVCRDFAHLGITFCRALNIPARLVVGYVWFDEPPQDFHAVFEAWLGGQWVLFDATRMAPVDRLVRVGTGRDAKDVAFCTIFGNVRMTDKKLMVRELQDESLVPSKAPPPTGALVGIEKPVPVVQVA; this is encoded by the coding sequence ATGCACCTGTCCCACATCGACGCGCAGCTCGACTACGAGGTCGTCGCGCCAGCCCACATGCTGCTCAACATCGAGGCCGCACGCTCGGGCGCGCAGGCCGTGGTCAGCGAGGTGCTGACCATCGAGCCGCCGACCGAGATGCAGGTGTTCTGCGATGAGTCCAGCGGCAACCGCTTCATTCGCTTCGATGCGCAGCCGGGGCCGCTGAAGATCAGCTACAAGGCCAGCGTGCAGCGCGCGCATGTGGACGTGCCGATCGACCTGCGCGAGGTGCCGGTCAGCGACGTGCCCGACGAGGTGCTGCACTACATGATGCCGACGCGCTATTGCGAGTCGGACCTGATGTCGCGCTGCGCGCAGCAGCTCTTCGGCGAACTGCCGCCGGGCATCGGCCGCGTGCAGGCGATCGTCGACTGGATCCACGAAAGCATTGCCTACGAGCCGGGCAGCAGCGACTCGACCACCACCGCGCGCGAAGTCTTCGTGGAACGCGCGGGCGTGTGCCGCGACTTCGCGCATCTGGGGATCACCTTCTGCCGCGCGCTCAACATCCCGGCGCGGCTGGTGGTGGGCTATGTGTGGTTCGACGAGCCGCCGCAGGATTTCCATGCGGTGTTCGAGGCTTGGCTGGGCGGGCAGTGGGTGTTGTTCGATGCGACGCGCATGGCACCCGTCGATCGGCTGGTGCGCGTGGGCACTGGGCGCGACGCGAAGGACGTGGCCTTCTGCACGATCTTCGGCAACGTGCGCATGACGGACAAGAAGCTGATGGTTCGCGAGCTGCAGGATGAAAGCCTCGTGCCCTCGAAGGCGCCACCGCCGACGGGCGCGCTGGTGGGCATCGAGAAGCCCGTGCCGGTGGTGCAAGTGGCGTAG